The proteins below come from a single Nitrospiraceae bacterium genomic window:
- the hemC gene encoding hydroxymethylbilane synthase yields MRSTLIVGTRGSQLAIWQAEWVQAQLKALAPDTSVILKRIQTSGDKIQDVPLAKIGGKGLFVKEIEEALLRRDIDLAVHSMKDVPSELPEGLGIICVPEREDPRDALIAREGHTLATLPIGARVGTSSLRRQAQLLHARPDLEIAMLRGNVDTRLRKVREGQYDAIILAASGLKRLGWDQEVTEYLSVDVSLPAIGQGSLGLEGRKDDSWIRDLVAQFEHRPTRIAVTAERALLAGLEGGCQVPIAGYATLLGDTLTLDGLVTSLDGKRYIRQVVSGPAGEAESIGMQVAGQLLDGGAQPILQEIYGMA; encoded by the coding sequence ATGCGGTCTACGCTCATTGTCGGAACGCGGGGAAGCCAATTGGCCATATGGCAAGCCGAATGGGTGCAAGCGCAGCTCAAAGCCCTTGCGCCGGATACTTCTGTCATTTTGAAGCGCATTCAAACCAGCGGAGATAAGATTCAAGATGTGCCGTTGGCCAAAATTGGAGGAAAAGGGCTGTTTGTCAAAGAAATTGAAGAAGCGCTGCTCCGACGAGATATTGATCTGGCCGTGCACAGCATGAAAGACGTACCGTCAGAATTGCCTGAAGGATTGGGGATTATTTGTGTTCCCGAGCGGGAGGATCCCAGGGATGCGTTGATTGCCCGTGAAGGCCATACTTTGGCGACATTGCCGATCGGTGCACGAGTCGGAACCAGTAGTTTGCGAAGACAGGCGCAGTTGTTACATGCTCGTCCGGATCTTGAGATTGCGATGTTGCGTGGGAATGTTGATACGCGACTACGCAAGGTTCGTGAGGGTCAGTATGATGCTATTATTCTGGCCGCCTCAGGGCTCAAGCGCTTAGGATGGGACCAGGAAGTGACGGAGTATTTGTCCGTGGATGTGAGTCTGCCGGCAATTGGCCAAGGTTCCTTGGGTCTGGAAGGACGGAAAGATGATTCGTGGATTCGGGATCTGGTCGCACAGTTTGAACATCGTCCAACTCGGATTGCGGTCACTGCCGAACGGGCCTTGCTTGCAGGGTTGGAAGGCGGATGTCAGGTTCCCATTGCAGGGTATGCGACCCTCCTAGGGGACACCCTGACTCTGGATGGGTTGGTCACAAGCCTTGATGGAAAACGATATATTCGTCAAGTGGTATCGGGCCCGGCGGGGGAAGCCGAATCAATTGGCATGCAGGTGGCTGGACAATTGTTGGACGGTGGGGCGCAGCCCATTCTCCAGGAAATTTATGGGATGGCATGA
- a CDS encoding glutamyl-tRNA reductase: protein MNIIVLGLNHRTASVELRELLAIQDSRMGEALGRLMAYSEIKEAMYLGTCNRVEVYAVVEKGEWGFRQLEDFLVSTHFSLSSEDLLPHLYRYSDDDAIAHLFRVSASLDSMVVGEPQVLGQVKEAYELALTHRSSGVILNKVVKKAISVGKSVRTKTRIGEYAVSVSYAAVELAKKVFSNLKQRVVLLVGAGEMGKLAAQHLVNQGVKEVLITNRNHHRAFTLAERFHGQAVPYEQLRSTLPKVDIVICATGAPHYVITKDDIEMAVYHRMNRPMFLIDITVPRNIDPAVKDVDNAYVFDIDDLKAHVGHNQEERLKEAETAEHMVREEVGSMVAWVRGLEATPTIVALRKKAEEIKQGELEKVFGRLGELSPKDRAAIEGLASAIVNKLLHGPVVTLKSEAQSQNGFAFIEAARRFFELREREIHSGEIPLLEDETGDGISEEPLPHKDGI, encoded by the coding sequence ATGAATATTATCGTTTTAGGCCTCAATCATCGGACGGCTTCCGTTGAACTGCGTGAATTACTGGCCATTCAGGATAGCCGGATGGGAGAGGCGTTGGGTCGGCTCATGGCGTATTCCGAAATTAAAGAAGCCATGTATCTGGGGACCTGCAACCGTGTTGAGGTATATGCCGTCGTGGAAAAGGGAGAATGGGGTTTTCGTCAATTGGAGGATTTTTTGGTCTCAACCCATTTCTCCTTATCTTCTGAGGATTTACTCCCTCATCTGTATCGATATAGCGATGATGACGCCATTGCGCATTTATTTCGGGTATCGGCTAGTTTAGATTCCATGGTCGTGGGAGAACCTCAGGTCCTTGGACAGGTCAAGGAAGCCTATGAGCTCGCTTTGACCCATCGTTCGTCCGGGGTCATTCTTAATAAGGTCGTTAAAAAAGCGATTTCAGTGGGAAAAAGTGTCCGGACGAAAACGCGGATCGGGGAATATGCGGTTTCTGTCAGCTATGCCGCTGTGGAATTAGCCAAAAAAGTTTTTTCAAATCTGAAGCAACGAGTCGTCTTGTTAGTCGGTGCAGGGGAGATGGGAAAGTTGGCGGCGCAACACTTGGTGAATCAGGGTGTGAAAGAGGTTCTTATTACCAATCGTAATCATCATCGTGCGTTCACATTGGCCGAGCGCTTTCATGGACAGGCGGTTCCCTATGAACAGCTTCGAAGCACGTTACCCAAGGTGGATATTGTGATTTGCGCCACGGGTGCTCCCCACTATGTCATTACCAAGGATGATATCGAAATGGCGGTATATCATCGAATGAACCGTCCCATGTTTTTGATTGATATCACGGTGCCTCGAAATATTGATCCGGCCGTCAAGGATGTTGATAACGCCTATGTGTTTGACATTGATGATCTCAAAGCTCATGTGGGACATAATCAGGAAGAACGATTGAAAGAAGCCGAAACCGCCGAGCATATGGTGAGGGAAGAAGTCGGAAGTATGGTGGCCTGGGTTCGTGGCTTGGAAGCCACGCCCACTATTGTAGCCTTGAGAAAAAAAGCGGAAGAGATCAAACAAGGCGAGTTAGAGAAAGTCTTCGGTCGTCTGGGAGAATTGTCACCAAAGGACCGAGCTGCTATCGAAGGGCTTGCCTCGGCGATTGTGAATAAATTACTCCATGGCCCGGTCGTGACCTTAAAGTCGGAAGCGCAATCTCAAAATGGCTTTGCGTTTATTGAAGCCGCCCGCCGGTTTTTTGAACTTCGCGAGCGGGAGATTCACTCCGGAGAGATCCCACTCCTGGAAGATGAGACAGGTGATGGCATCAGCGAGGAGCCCCTTCCACACAAGGATGGCATATGA
- the rsmI gene encoding 16S rRNA (cytidine(1402)-2'-O)-methyltransferase, whose product MTGTLYIVSTPIGNLEDMTFRAIRILQEVAIIAAEDTRRTQKLCTHYHIGTPLTSYHDFNKEEKTDILLHRLQEGNSVALVCDAGTPLISDPGFYLVRQAIRSNIPLIPIPGPSSVLTALCVSGLATDRFIFEGFVPRKPGAREKFFQNLKEEKGTIIVFETQHRILKTLQVITTVMGNRHIVLTRELTKLNEEILRGEIEEVVQQLKGKSIKGEITLLIQGLPQRSKRQLEPLTEHSSSTPITHLPSE is encoded by the coding sequence ATGACCGGAACCCTTTACATTGTCAGCACGCCAATCGGCAATCTGGAAGATATGACCTTCCGGGCCATCCGCATCCTCCAGGAGGTAGCCATTATTGCGGCCGAGGACACACGTCGCACCCAAAAACTCTGCACCCATTATCACATCGGCACGCCACTCACCAGTTATCACGATTTCAACAAGGAGGAAAAAACCGACATTCTCCTCCATCGGCTCCAGGAAGGAAATTCCGTTGCCTTGGTTTGCGATGCGGGCACTCCTCTTATTTCTGATCCTGGGTTTTATCTGGTTCGCCAGGCAATCAGGTCAAATATTCCACTTATCCCTATTCCAGGACCATCTTCCGTTCTTACGGCATTATGCGTGTCAGGTTTGGCAACAGATCGATTTATTTTTGAGGGATTTGTGCCCAGAAAACCAGGGGCCAGAGAAAAATTTTTTCAAAATCTAAAAGAAGAAAAAGGTACCATTATTGTTTTTGAAACCCAGCATCGGATTCTTAAAACATTACAAGTCATCACTACCGTCATGGGAAACAGACACATCGTACTGACACGGGAATTGACAAAACTCAACGAAGAAATTCTACGGGGAGAAATTGAAGAAGTGGTTCAACAGTTAAAAGGCAAATCGATTAAAGGAGAAATAACACTTTTAATTCAAGGGTTACCTCAAAGGAGTAAAAGGCAATTGGAACCATTAACCGAACATTCCAGCTCGACCCCCATCACACACTTACCTTCTGAATAA
- a CDS encoding SDR family oxidoreductase codes for MGDTHSFQGQVALVTGGGEGIGRTIAMALVRQQAGVAICGRRVEELEGTADDLVQAGGDVLSIPCDVTRRVDVEHTMKRVIQKFGRLDILVNNAGASGQTSIHDPDDSKWQNILQVNLTGSYLVSKLAIPHMLPHHYGRIVNISSVLGRFGVAGYLAYCTAKHGILGFTKALALEVASQGITVNAICPTWVDTAMARKGIEETAASLGVSPDEFRESAISMIPIKRMAEAEEVASLVLYLCSHAASAITGQALNVCGGTTAGTV; via the coding sequence ATGGGTGACACCCATAGTTTTCAAGGTCAGGTGGCTCTGGTTACGGGAGGGGGAGAGGGCATTGGACGAACCATTGCCATGGCCTTGGTGAGGCAACAGGCGGGAGTCGCTATTTGTGGAAGACGTGTGGAAGAATTAGAGGGCACAGCAGACGATCTCGTTCAAGCTGGCGGAGACGTGCTTTCGATACCATGCGATGTAACCCGACGGGTTGATGTTGAGCATACCATGAAGAGGGTGATCCAAAAGTTTGGCAGGCTGGACATTCTTGTTAATAACGCAGGAGCATCAGGTCAAACGTCGATTCATGATCCGGATGATTCCAAGTGGCAGAATATTCTTCAGGTGAATTTAACAGGCAGCTACTTGGTTTCGAAACTCGCTATTCCACATATGCTTCCCCACCATTATGGACGTATCGTTAATATTTCCTCCGTCTTGGGGCGATTTGGCGTGGCAGGGTATTTAGCCTATTGCACAGCCAAGCATGGCATTTTAGGGTTCACTAAAGCTCTGGCGCTGGAAGTCGCCTCTCAGGGCATAACCGTGAACGCCATTTGCCCCACCTGGGTGGATACTGCCATGGCCAGAAAGGGAATCGAAGAAACTGCCGCCAGCCTTGGGGTTTCACCGGATGAATTTCGTGAATCCGCGATTAGTATGATTCCGATTAAAAGAATGGCGGAAGCCGAGGAAGTGGCCAGTCTCGTCCTGTATCTTTGCTCACATGCGGCCAGTGCAATAACCGGTCAAGCTTTAAATGTTTGTGGTGGAACTACTGCAGGTACTGTATGA
- a CDS encoding bifunctional riboflavin kinase/FAD synthetase: MKISRGLPAVRPASWPVLTIGNFDGQHLGHRALVQVVVDCARQIKGYPMVLSFAPHPVEVLRPGSVHKFLSDDKEKIAFFDRLGVGELVILPFTRELAGLRPEEFVRQVLRDGLGIRKLFVGENFVFGKGRSGGVKDLVALGTQADFSVEPIAPVIVGQKVVSSTRIRQCLTLGDVGQGAQCLGRPYMLEGIVIPGEKRGKQFGWPTANLRLPGHRVLPADGVYATLTVLKGECLDSIAYIGTRPTFSEEERLLEVHMFDKTLQLYGENISVHFIERVRGDMVFANSQDLVSQMAQDGQRAREILRNYSEGPRIPAVVQGEKV; the protein is encoded by the coding sequence ATGAAAATTTCCCGAGGATTACCGGCGGTTCGTCCCGCTTCCTGGCCTGTTCTCACCATTGGCAATTTTGATGGCCAGCATTTGGGACACCGTGCTCTTGTACAGGTTGTCGTGGATTGCGCCCGGCAGATCAAAGGATATCCAATGGTCCTGTCCTTCGCTCCGCATCCTGTGGAGGTGTTGCGTCCCGGATCTGTCCATAAATTTTTATCTGATGATAAGGAAAAGATAGCGTTCTTTGATCGTCTAGGGGTCGGGGAGCTGGTGATTCTCCCTTTCACCAGGGAGTTAGCCGGCCTGAGGCCGGAGGAGTTTGTTCGTCAGGTTCTCCGTGACGGGCTTGGGATTCGAAAGCTGTTTGTTGGAGAAAATTTTGTATTCGGTAAGGGAAGAAGTGGAGGCGTGAAGGATCTGGTTGCATTAGGGACACAAGCCGATTTTTCCGTTGAGCCGATAGCGCCCGTCATTGTGGGACAGAAGGTGGTGAGTTCGACGCGCATTCGTCAATGCCTGACCCTTGGAGACGTGGGGCAGGGTGCGCAATGTTTGGGGCGCCCCTATATGTTAGAGGGGATTGTGATTCCGGGCGAAAAGCGAGGGAAACAGTTTGGATGGCCGACGGCCAATCTTCGACTCCCCGGACATCGTGTTCTTCCTGCGGATGGTGTCTATGCCACCCTGACAGTGTTGAAAGGGGAATGCCTGGATTCCATTGCCTATATCGGCACGCGGCCGACGTTTTCCGAAGAGGAACGTTTATTGGAAGTGCACATGTTTGATAAGACTCTTCAGCTTTATGGAGAAAACATTTCAGTGCATTTTATTGAAAGAGTGAGGGGGGATATGGTGTTTGCCAATTCCCAGGATCTCGTGAGTCAAATGGCACAGGATGGCCAGCGAGCCAGGGAGATCTTGCGGAACTATTCAGAAGGGCCCCGAATTCCTGCGGTCGTTCAGGGAGAAAAGGTATAG
- a CDS encoding CBS domain-containing protein → MVPVKSCMVPVDKIVKVDRDILVKTAAEMMRDNGIGSVIVTSGEEIIGILTDTDLVRRVVAAGADPMRTTVEKIMSAPIVSIEADRTLLDANDLMAKEHIRHLGVTQAGAMVGMISVRDLVVFLTNLPRK, encoded by the coding sequence ATGGTTCCTGTAAAATCTTGTATGGTCCCTGTAGACAAAATTGTCAAAGTTGACCGGGATATTTTAGTCAAGACCGCTGCAGAAATGATGCGGGATAATGGAATCGGAAGTGTGATTGTGACCAGTGGAGAGGAAATTATCGGCATTTTAACTGATACGGATCTGGTTCGAAGGGTGGTCGCCGCGGGTGCGGACCCGATGCGGACGACGGTCGAAAAAATTATGTCCGCTCCGATTGTCAGCATCGAGGCCGATCGAACCCTGTTGGATGCAAATGATCTAATGGCTAAAGAACATATTCGGCACCTGGGCGTTACCCAGGCTGGAGCCATGGTGGGGATGATTTCTGTTCGGGATCTAGTGGTCTTTTTAACAAATCTTCCTCGAAAGTAA
- the cobA gene encoding uroporphyrinogen-III C-methyltransferase: MTKSVVIHGRVFLVGAGPGDAKLLTLRGKECLEQADVVLYDHLANPELLKFAPSHAECIYVGRKGRGAYRNQAEIHALLVTKAREGKCVVRLKGGDPFVFGRGGEEAEAIADAEIPFEVVPGVTAAVAVPAYAGIPVTHRTLASTVAFVTGHEDPTKPSSAMEWPRFASAEGTLVFLMGMKNLPQIVERLIQEGKPATTPVAVIRWGTYARQRTVVGMLSDIVKLASQADMSPPSVIVVGEVVRLRERLNWHESRPLFGQGVLVTRPRAQAPALSNLLAAQGAEPVECPTLEIHPPDSWTPVDEAIAAISTYDWVIFTSVNGVQSFMERLWFHHKDVRSLAGIRVCCIGPRTREEAARWGIASDLVPQDFQAEGILQALGGVGVASQRILIPRAKVAREVLPEQLKAMGATVHVVHAYQALPPVVDMGPLRDRLRNREIQYVTFTSSSTVKNFCQLFENRQELQELTRHLIVAVIGPITAQTVQEEGLSVDVMALESTVPALVDAMIIHARQNPKDMRLVSSS, translated from the coding sequence ATGACCAAGTCAGTTGTCATTCATGGTCGGGTGTTTTTGGTTGGAGCCGGGCCCGGCGATGCCAAGTTGCTGACCCTTCGAGGGAAAGAGTGTCTCGAGCAGGCTGATGTGGTGCTCTACGACCACTTGGCTAATCCAGAATTGTTGAAATTTGCCCCTTCTCACGCCGAGTGTATTTATGTCGGCAGAAAAGGGCGTGGTGCCTATCGGAATCAGGCGGAGATTCACGCCTTGTTGGTTACCAAAGCTCGAGAAGGTAAGTGTGTCGTGCGCCTCAAGGGGGGGGATCCTTTTGTGTTTGGCCGTGGAGGTGAAGAAGCCGAAGCAATTGCTGACGCTGAGATCCCATTTGAAGTCGTCCCTGGAGTAACGGCTGCCGTGGCGGTGCCGGCTTATGCCGGCATTCCCGTGACACACCGGACCCTCGCCTCGACGGTTGCATTTGTGACCGGGCATGAAGATCCGACCAAACCATCGAGTGCAATGGAATGGCCGCGTTTCGCCTCGGCTGAAGGGACACTTGTCTTTTTAATGGGCATGAAAAATCTTCCGCAGATTGTGGAACGGCTCATTCAAGAAGGCAAGCCTGCGACGACTCCCGTGGCGGTGATTCGATGGGGCACCTATGCTCGTCAACGAACAGTGGTGGGAATGTTATCCGACATTGTGAAATTAGCCTCCCAGGCAGACATGAGTCCGCCATCAGTGATTGTTGTGGGTGAAGTCGTTCGGTTACGTGAACGACTGAACTGGCATGAGTCCCGTCCTCTGTTTGGACAAGGGGTTTTAGTGACCAGGCCACGTGCCCAGGCGCCGGCTCTTTCAAATTTGCTGGCGGCACAGGGTGCGGAGCCGGTGGAATGTCCTACGTTGGAGATTCATCCTCCTGATAGCTGGACTCCTGTGGATGAGGCGATTGCCGCGATTTCGACATACGACTGGGTGATTTTCACGAGTGTGAATGGCGTGCAATCCTTCATGGAACGTCTCTGGTTTCATCACAAAGATGTGCGGAGCTTGGCCGGAATCCGTGTGTGTTGTATTGGTCCTCGAACCCGGGAAGAGGCTGCTCGCTGGGGGATTGCCTCGGATCTGGTTCCTCAAGATTTTCAGGCAGAGGGGATTTTGCAGGCCCTCGGCGGGGTAGGGGTCGCCAGTCAACGGATTTTGATTCCTCGAGCCAAAGTGGCACGCGAGGTTCTTCCTGAACAGTTGAAGGCCATGGGAGCCACCGTGCATGTGGTCCATGCGTACCAAGCCCTTCCTCCTGTCGTCGATATGGGCCCTCTTCGTGATCGACTGCGCAACAGGGAAATTCAGTATGTGACCTTTACCAGTTCTTCAACAGTGAAAAATTTTTGTCAGTTGTTTGAGAACCGCCAGGAATTGCAGGAATTAACACGGCATTTGATTGTGGCCGTCATTGGCCCGATCACCGCTCAAACCGTTCAGGAAGAAGGGCTGTCGGTGGATGTCATGGCATTGGAGAGTACGGTTCCGGCGTTGGTCGATGCCATGATCATTCACGCCCGGCAAAATCCAAAGGATATGCGATTGGTATCGTCTTCATAA
- a CDS encoding sulfurtransferase TusA family protein, with the protein MEELDLRGVICPYNFVKTKLKLESLESGDRLRVLLDEGEPIRNVPQSITNEGHQILEQEKVDHYYRVVIQKVSV; encoded by the coding sequence ATGGAGGAATTGGATCTTCGAGGTGTAATTTGTCCCTACAACTTTGTGAAGACAAAGCTAAAGCTGGAGTCTTTAGAAAGCGGAGATCGGTTGAGGGTCCTGTTGGATGAAGGCGAACCGATTCGAAATGTCCCGCAAAGCATTACCAATGAGGGTCACCAGATTCTTGAACAAGAAAAAGTTGACCATTATTACCGTGTGGTTATTCAGAAGGTAAGTGTGTGA
- the ccsA gene encoding cytochrome c biogenesis protein CcsA produces the protein MSELLPYLTMGLYFGGTLLFLLYLWHRSDAISKISLVATGLGFVAHTSALIMAMVSTGHVPIMTFKDAMSFFAWGLVLVFLVVGLKRGLEVLGAFILPLAFLSLVSATLAPQSADTIAPVFQTVWVHVTLSILGTIGFAVAFVAGLMYVMQERLLKSKQFNVLAFKLPPLDFLDSLNQRSILFGFPLLTLGILTGAVSAQLTIGSYLSWNSEQIWALITWFFYFAVLLGRVTAGWRAKKAAYLTIVGFAGVILTFVGILIKSPQPMSPL, from the coding sequence ATGTCTGAATTACTGCCATATCTCACCATGGGCCTTTATTTCGGAGGCACCCTCCTTTTTCTTTTATATCTCTGGCACCGTTCCGATGCCATCTCAAAAATTTCCCTTGTGGCCACAGGTTTGGGGTTTGTTGCTCATACCTCGGCACTCATCATGGCTATGGTATCGACGGGGCATGTCCCTATTATGACATTTAAGGACGCGATGTCCTTTTTCGCCTGGGGGTTAGTGCTGGTTTTTTTGGTCGTTGGTCTGAAAAGGGGATTAGAAGTGTTGGGCGCCTTTATTCTTCCGCTGGCCTTTCTGTCTCTCGTTTCGGCAACACTGGCCCCTCAGTCAGCTGATACCATTGCCCCGGTCTTTCAGACGGTATGGGTGCATGTAACCCTGAGTATCCTGGGTACCATCGGATTTGCTGTGGCCTTTGTGGCCGGGCTCATGTATGTGATGCAGGAGCGTCTTTTGAAGTCCAAACAATTTAATGTGCTAGCTTTCAAGCTCCCACCGCTGGACTTTTTAGATTCTCTCAATCAACGATCTATCCTTTTTGGGTTTCCCTTATTGACCTTAGGAATTCTGACAGGGGCCGTTTCAGCCCAATTAACGATTGGATCGTATTTGAGTTGGAACTCCGAGCAAATTTGGGCGTTAATTACCTGGTTCTTTTATTTCGCGGTCCTGCTGGGAAGGGTGACGGCCGGCTGGAGGGCTAAAAAAGCCGCTTATCTAACCATTGTGGGATTCGCCGGAGTAATTTTGACTTTTGTCGGCATCCTTATCAAAAGTCCTCAACCGATGTCCCCGTTATGA
- the hemB gene encoding porphobilinogen synthase codes for MGFPVHRLRRLRQHDSLRRMVRETQLNPADFIYPLFVTFGKNKQEPIASMPGQWRWSVDRVVQEAKAAWESGVPAVILFGIPEHKDERGSSAYEKDGVVQRAVRALKDHLPDLIVITDVCIDEYTSHGHCGIVRDGRILNDETLECLQAMALSHVEAGVDMVAPSDMMDGRVAAIRQALDQQGFSEMPIMAYSAKYASALYAPFRDAAFSSPSFGDRRSYQMDAANAREALREVELDIQEGADIVMVKPALFYLDILRRVRELAAVPVAAYQVSGEYSMIKAGAQLGWVNEASVMMESLLAIKRAGADLILTYFAKEAACLLTRDGV; via the coding sequence ATGGGATTTCCCGTTCATCGTTTACGTCGTTTGCGGCAACATGACTCGCTTCGGCGCATGGTCAGGGAGACGCAGCTGAATCCGGCTGATTTTATCTATCCCTTATTTGTGACCTTTGGAAAGAACAAGCAAGAACCGATCGCCTCGATGCCTGGCCAATGGCGGTGGTCTGTGGATCGGGTCGTTCAGGAAGCCAAAGCTGCCTGGGAGTCAGGGGTTCCAGCCGTCATCTTATTTGGGATTCCCGAACACAAAGACGAGCGTGGATCTTCCGCCTATGAGAAGGATGGGGTTGTTCAGCGGGCAGTCCGGGCGCTGAAGGACCATTTGCCCGATTTAATAGTGATCACCGATGTGTGCATTGATGAATATACTTCGCATGGTCATTGCGGCATTGTTCGAGACGGCCGGATTCTCAATGATGAAACGCTGGAGTGCCTTCAGGCAATGGCGCTGAGTCATGTGGAAGCGGGAGTGGATATGGTTGCTCCTTCCGATATGATGGATGGCCGGGTTGCCGCGATTCGACAGGCATTGGACCAACAGGGATTTTCTGAAATGCCCATTATGGCCTATTCTGCCAAGTATGCTTCGGCGTTGTATGCCCCGTTTCGTGATGCGGCCTTTTCGAGCCCATCCTTTGGGGACCGACGGTCCTACCAAATGGATGCAGCCAATGCGAGGGAAGCGTTGCGTGAGGTGGAGCTGGACATTCAGGAGGGGGCCGATATTGTGATGGTGAAGCCAGCCTTGTTTTATTTGGATATTCTGCGCCGAGTTCGCGAACTTGCGGCTGTTCCCGTGGCCGCGTATCAAGTAAGTGGGGAATACAGCATGATCAAGGCCGGTGCGCAGTTAGGCTGGGTCAATGAAGCTTCGGTGATGATGGAAAGTTTACTCGCGATTAAACGCGCAGGGGCGGATCTGATCCTCACGTATTTTGCCAAAGAGGCTGCATGTCTCCTCACCCGTGACGGTGTATGA